In one Desulfomicrobium escambiense DSM 10707 genomic region, the following are encoded:
- the gyrB gene encoding DNA topoisomerase (ATP-hydrolyzing) subunit B, with the protein MTKTSTYTADNITVLEGLSAVRMRPAMYIGSTNINGLHHLVYEVIDNSIDEAMAGYCDHIKITVHMDNSVSIVDNGRGIPVDMHPKEKKPALEVVMTVLHAGGKFDNDTYKVSGGLHGVGVSVVNALSEYLEVTVSRGGQRHYQRYVRGVPQAPLAVVGETDKTGTLVRFRPDEEIFEELDFQYDVLAKRFEELAYLNPGIKIEFFDEKSQNRDVYKYEGGLPLFVKNKNLDNGIHRIVSGTGEMEGVSIDFALQYTAGYKENVYTFANNIRTREGGTHLQGFKTALTRAINTYISNSADLPKKLKQKVSGDDVREGLTSIISVKIPNPQFEGQTKTKLGNSEVAGYVATIVYEKLNEFFGENPKDVRLIIEKVIDAARARDAARRAKDLVRRKGALSDNSLPGKLADCQSKDPAESEVFIVEGDSAGGSAKQGRNPKFQAILPLRGKILNVEKTRFDKMLQNKEIKALITAMGAGIGEDDVDLARLRYHKIIIMTDADVDGAHIRTLILTFFFRHYEELIRQGYLYIAQPPLYRVHKGSFERYIKDEGEMSQFLVQRVAEEVSLAVEGREPVSGEELTTLLNTALALRDLAEDVANMGIPEGLFMRVVNAPAPLEPDALRESGPDGAFVAHMAGGGYALELVSEHDESGNGEALDSEARHYLRFVDTNNHVIRLGVEFFHSKRYRRALELQARIREVCPGGTWTIRHKDAEFEAAGPFDLLRQVLDLAQKGVNVQRYKGLGEMNPEQLWGTTMNPEVRTLLQVRIEDAVEADELFGKLMGDKVEPRREFIERNALLVTDLDI; encoded by the coding sequence ATGACAAAAACATCGACATATACCGCGGACAACATCACCGTCCTCGAAGGCCTGTCCGCCGTCCGCATGCGGCCGGCCATGTACATCGGCTCGACCAACATCAACGGCCTGCACCACCTCGTCTACGAGGTCATCGACAACTCCATCGACGAGGCCATGGCCGGGTACTGCGACCACATCAAGATCACCGTGCACATGGACAACTCCGTGAGCATCGTCGACAACGGCCGCGGCATTCCCGTGGACATGCACCCCAAGGAGAAGAAGCCGGCCCTCGAAGTCGTCATGACCGTGCTGCACGCCGGCGGCAAGTTCGACAACGACACCTACAAGGTGTCGGGCGGTCTGCACGGCGTGGGCGTGTCCGTGGTCAACGCCCTGTCCGAATACCTGGAGGTCACGGTCAGCCGCGGCGGCCAGCGCCATTATCAGCGTTACGTGCGCGGCGTACCCCAGGCGCCCCTGGCCGTGGTCGGCGAGACCGACAAGACCGGCACATTGGTGCGCTTCCGGCCCGACGAGGAGATCTTCGAGGAGCTCGACTTCCAGTACGACGTGCTGGCCAAGCGCTTCGAGGAGCTCGCCTACCTCAACCCCGGCATCAAGATCGAATTTTTCGACGAGAAGTCCCAGAACCGCGACGTGTACAAGTACGAAGGCGGCCTGCCCCTCTTCGTCAAGAACAAGAACCTGGACAACGGCATCCACCGCATCGTCAGCGGTACCGGGGAGATGGAGGGCGTGAGCATCGACTTCGCCCTGCAGTACACGGCCGGGTACAAGGAGAACGTCTACACCTTCGCCAACAACATCCGCACCCGCGAAGGCGGCACCCACCTGCAGGGCTTCAAGACGGCCCTGACCCGCGCCATCAACACCTACATCAGCAACAGCGCCGACCTGCCCAAGAAGCTCAAGCAGAAGGTTTCGGGCGACGACGTGCGCGAGGGCCTGACGTCCATCATCAGCGTCAAGATCCCCAACCCGCAGTTCGAGGGCCAGACCAAGACCAAGCTCGGCAATTCCGAGGTGGCCGGCTACGTGGCGACCATCGTCTACGAGAAATTGAACGAATTCTTCGGCGAGAACCCCAAGGACGTGCGCCTGATCATCGAGAAGGTCATCGACGCGGCCCGCGCCCGCGACGCGGCCCGCCGCGCCAAGGACCTGGTCCGCCGCAAGGGCGCCCTGTCCGACAACTCCCTGCCGGGCAAGCTCGCCGACTGCCAGAGCAAGGATCCGGCCGAGAGCGAAGTCTTCATCGTCGAGGGCGACTCGGCCGGCGGCTCGGCCAAGCAGGGCCGCAACCCCAAGTTCCAGGCCATCCTGCCCCTGCGCGGCAAGATCCTGAACGTCGAGAAGACCCGCTTCGACAAGATGCTCCAGAACAAGGAGATCAAGGCCCTGATCACGGCCATGGGCGCCGGCATCGGCGAGGACGACGTGGACCTGGCGCGCCTGCGCTACCACAAGATCATCATCATGACCGACGCCGATGTGGACGGGGCGCACATCCGCACCCTGATCCTGACCTTCTTCTTCCGCCACTACGAGGAGCTCATCCGCCAGGGCTACCTCTACATCGCCCAGCCGCCCTTGTACCGCGTGCACAAGGGCTCCTTCGAGCGCTACATCAAGGACGAGGGCGAGATGAGCCAGTTCCTGGTCCAGCGCGTGGCCGAGGAGGTCAGCCTTGCGGTGGAAGGGCGCGAACCCGTGTCCGGCGAGGAGCTGACCACTCTGCTCAACACCGCCCTGGCCCTGCGCGACCTGGCCGAGGACGTTGCCAACATGGGCATCCCCGAGGGTCTGTTCATGCGGGTCGTGAACGCACCGGCCCCCCTTGAGCCCGACGCCCTGCGTGAGAGCGGCCCCGACGGGGCCTTTGTCGCGCACATGGCCGGGGGCGGGTACGCCCTGGAGCTGGTCAGCGAGCACGACGAGTCCGGCAACGGCGAGGCCCTGGACAGCGAGGCGCGCCACTACCTGCGCTTCGTCGACACCAATAACCACGTCATCCGCCTGGGCGTGGAGTTCTTCCACTCCAAGCGCTACCGCCGCGCCCTGGAGCTGCAGGCCAGAATCCGTGAGGTCTGCCCCGGCGGGACCTGGACGATCCGTCACAAGGATGCGGAATTCGAGGCTGCCGGACCCTTCGACCTGCTGCGCCAGGTCCTGGATCTGGCCCAGAAGGGCGTGAACGTGCAGCGCTACAAGGGTCTGGGCGAAATGAACCCCGAGCAGCTCTGGGGTACGACCATGAACCCCGAGGTCCGCACCCTGCTGCAGGTCCGCATCGAGGACGCGGTGGAGGCCGACGAGCTCTTCGGCAAGCTCATGGGCGACAAGGTCGAGCCCCGGCGCGAATTCATCGAACGCAACGCGCTCCTGGTCACGGACCTCGACATCTAG
- the dnaN gene encoding DNA polymerase III subunit beta, translated as MFLKVRKEDVIDGLLKASNIIPSKTGAAYLRTVWLKAEGDSLSILATDSSIEFVGVYPAVISDGGLVGVQGKKFCELMRRLPPGEITMKLDPASKHLHVEQGRRKYKLPANESSWFQDFNPFPAENAVLWSGDFFKEIIDRIAFCIADDEDLTSMNCIKFAPVEGDDVEICGLNGHQFGLLRFTNADIRAVLGQDGFLISKKYLLEIRKWLTNDEIEISLSDKRLFLRTGNRKEAFSLPLKAYVFADYRNFINQYKDRFASNLTVDRHELTDALDRIFVFNTEANKATFFDFGPEELSLYCQGQDIGEGTELIGCQYQGELAKIALPTKVILEILGHFVSDSLTFSFVGSSEPCRITGKDDPNYMIITMPVEITEDTYYSEEEL; from the coding sequence ATGTTTTTGAAAGTACGAAAGGAAGACGTCATCGACGGGCTGCTCAAGGCCTCGAACATCATCCCGTCCAAGACCGGAGCCGCCTATCTGCGCACGGTCTGGCTCAAGGCCGAGGGTGACTCCCTGTCCATCCTGGCCACGGATTCGAGCATCGAGTTCGTGGGCGTCTATCCTGCCGTCATCAGCGACGGCGGCCTGGTCGGCGTGCAGGGCAAGAAGTTCTGCGAACTGATGCGCCGCCTGCCCCCCGGTGAGATCACCATGAAGCTCGACCCGGCCTCCAAGCACCTGCACGTCGAGCAGGGCCGGCGCAAATACAAGCTGCCGGCCAACGAGTCCTCCTGGTTCCAGGATTTCAACCCGTTCCCGGCCGAGAACGCCGTGCTGTGGTCCGGCGATTTCTTCAAGGAGATCATCGACCGCATCGCCTTCTGCATCGCCGACGACGAGGACCTGACGAGCATGAACTGCATCAAGTTCGCGCCCGTGGAAGGCGACGACGTGGAGATCTGCGGCCTGAACGGCCACCAGTTCGGCCTGCTGCGCTTCACCAACGCCGACATCCGGGCCGTGCTGGGCCAGGACGGGTTCCTCATCTCCAAGAAGTATCTGCTTGAAATCCGCAAGTGGCTGACCAACGACGAGATCGAGATCAGCCTCTCGGACAAGCGCCTCTTCCTGCGCACGGGCAACCGCAAGGAGGCCTTCAGCCTGCCGCTCAAGGCCTACGTGTTCGCCGACTACCGCAATTTCATCAACCAGTACAAGGACCGCTTCGCCTCCAACCTCACGGTGGACCGGCACGAGCTGACCGACGCCCTGGACCGTATCTTCGTCTTCAACACCGAGGCCAACAAGGCCACGTTCTTCGACTTCGGCCCCGAGGAACTGTCCCTCTACTGCCAGGGGCAGGACATCGGCGAGGGTACGGAGCTCATCGGCTGCCAGTACCAAGGCGAGCTGGCCAAGATCGCCCTGCCGACCAAGGTCATCCTGGAGATCCTGGGCCACTTCGTGTCCGACTCCCTGACCTTCTCCTTCGTCGGCTCCTCGGAGCCCTGCCGCATCACGGGCAAGGACGACCCCAACTACATGATCATCACCATGCCCGTGGAGATCACGGAAGACACGTATTACAGCGAAGAGGAACTCTAG
- a CDS encoding helix-turn-helix domain-containing protein, whose translation MSRDQVDAALERAFSSEELGRWRSSLGMSVEDGVLTVRFPHMYFADWFASHARERFEAALKGTGLALAYECRDGSRSRIVREARPASDELPFGSEFIFDNFLVNTKNYFPLASAQEVAQSSHAPYNPFVLCGESGSGKSFLLRAIANVKSENGRDGIHVAGVNDLHELFSSRPDARKYLMSMNFLAVDDLQEIERYPYLQGELLALFDHFHLHRKQMVFACSGKVAGLSFLTTKLKSRLEWGLTVTLKIPDLDIRTQYVQSRCRERRLDLPKDRILLLAQRFPDLRNLEGCLLKLWAYRELVHDHISDEEFDNILNYLDDRSVTSLSVDQIIDAVCAQFDLSPGEILSAGRRHELVFARQVAMFLCRKHLGLSFPELGRAFGGRDHSTALYSCRKIQQLQRDDKSIKSMLQAMTEKCLAMNEKSPV comes from the coding sequence TTGAGCAGGGATCAGGTCGATGCGGCCCTGGAACGGGCTTTTTCCTCCGAAGAGCTGGGCAGGTGGCGTTCGTCTCTGGGCATGAGCGTGGAGGATGGCGTTCTCACGGTGCGCTTCCCGCACATGTATTTCGCTGATTGGTTCGCGAGCCACGCCCGGGAGCGGTTCGAGGCCGCGCTGAAAGGCACGGGCCTGGCCCTGGCCTACGAGTGCCGCGACGGCAGCCGCTCCCGCATCGTGCGCGAGGCGCGGCCGGCCTCCGATGAGCTGCCCTTCGGGTCGGAGTTCATTTTCGACAACTTTCTGGTCAACACCAAGAACTACTTCCCCCTGGCTTCGGCCCAAGAGGTGGCCCAGAGCAGCCACGCGCCCTACAACCCCTTCGTGCTCTGCGGCGAGAGCGGTTCGGGCAAGTCCTTCCTGCTGCGCGCCATCGCCAACGTCAAAAGTGAGAACGGCCGGGACGGGATTCACGTGGCCGGCGTCAACGACCTGCACGAACTCTTTTCCTCCAGGCCTGACGCGCGCAAGTATCTGATGTCAATGAATTTTCTGGCCGTTGACGACTTGCAGGAGATCGAGCGCTACCCGTATCTGCAGGGGGAGCTGCTGGCGCTGTTCGACCATTTTCACCTGCACCGAAAGCAGATGGTTTTCGCGTGTTCCGGCAAGGTGGCCGGGCTCTCGTTCCTGACGACCAAACTCAAGTCAAGGCTTGAGTGGGGGCTGACCGTGACCCTCAAGATTCCGGACCTGGACATCCGCACCCAGTACGTCCAGTCCCGTTGCCGGGAGCGCCGCCTGGATCTGCCCAAGGACCGCATCCTCCTCTTGGCCCAGCGTTTTCCGGACCTACGCAACCTCGAAGGTTGCCTGCTCAAGCTCTGGGCGTACCGCGAGCTGGTGCACGACCATATTTCCGACGAGGAGTTCGACAACATCCTCAACTACCTCGACGACCGTTCCGTGACCTCCCTCAGCGTGGACCAGATCATCGACGCGGTCTGCGCCCAGTTCGACCTCTCCCCCGGCGAAATCCTCTCGGCCGGGCGCAGGCACGAGCTCGTTTTCGCCCGTCAGGTGGCCATGTTCCTCTGCCGCAAGCACCTCGGCCTGTCCTTTCCCGAGCTCGGTCGGGCCTTCGGCGGGCGAGACCACTCCACGGCCCTCTATAGTTGCCGGAAAATTCAGCAATTACAGAGGGATGATAAAAGCATAAAATCCATGTTACAGGCCATGACCGAAAAATGTCTGGCCATGAACGAAAAATCCCCTGTCTGA
- a CDS encoding homocysteine biosynthesis protein, translating to MSAQHTVRTIAEINEKIRQGKAVVLNASEMTSLVRKEGKVKAARKVDVVTTGTFSPMCSSGLLFNIGQQPPTIKTSKVWLNGVPCYAGMAAVDSYIGATEPTEEDPLNKVYPGQFKYGGGHVIEDLVKGKRVHLKAEAYGTDCYPRKAIEKKVSLAELRNAILLNPRNCYQNYNCAINRTGKLKYTYMGPLKSNLGNANYATAGELSPLLNDPYFRTIGLGTRIFLGGGIGYVIGEGTQHVAEPKRNERGVPMSASGTLMVKGDLKGMNARYLRGVSIVGYGCSLAVGMGIPIPILDEEMAWFTGVADEDIQVPVVDYGEDYPNGYPSKYGHVTFAELKGGVISVEGKDVPTTPLTSYTLSLEVAEELKRWILEGRFLLTEAQEPIPSR from the coding sequence ATGAGCGCCCAGCACACAGTCAGAACCATCGCCGAGATCAACGAGAAGATCCGGCAAGGAAAAGCCGTCGTCCTCAACGCCAGCGAAATGACCAGCCTAGTTCGCAAGGAAGGCAAGGTCAAGGCCGCCCGCAAGGTCGATGTCGTCACTACCGGAACCTTCTCGCCCATGTGCTCGTCCGGCCTGCTGTTCAATATCGGCCAGCAGCCCCCGACCATCAAGACGTCCAAGGTCTGGCTCAACGGCGTGCCCTGCTATGCCGGCATGGCGGCCGTGGACTCCTACATCGGCGCCACCGAACCCACCGAAGAGGACCCGCTGAACAAGGTCTACCCCGGACAGTTCAAGTACGGCGGCGGCCACGTCATCGAGGACCTGGTCAAGGGCAAGCGCGTGCACCTCAAGGCCGAGGCCTACGGCACGGACTGCTACCCGCGCAAGGCCATCGAAAAGAAGGTCTCCCTGGCCGAACTGCGCAATGCCATCCTGCTCAACCCGCGCAACTGCTACCAGAACTACAACTGCGCAATCAACCGCACGGGCAAGCTCAAATACACCTACATGGGCCCCCTCAAGTCCAACCTCGGCAATGCCAACTACGCCACAGCCGGAGAGCTGAGCCCGCTGCTGAACGACCCGTATTTCCGGACCATCGGCCTGGGTACGCGCATCTTCCTGGGCGGCGGCATCGGCTACGTCATCGGCGAGGGCACCCAGCACGTGGCCGAGCCCAAGCGCAACGAGCGCGGCGTCCCCATGAGCGCCTCGGGCACCCTCATGGTCAAGGGCGACCTCAAGGGCATGAACGCCCGCTACCTGCGCGGCGTGAGTATTGTCGGCTACGGCTGCTCCCTGGCCGTGGGCATGGGCATCCCCATCCCCATCCTGGACGAGGAGATGGCCTGGTTCACGGGCGTGGCCGACGAGGACATCCAGGTGCCCGTGGTCGACTACGGCGAGGACTACCCCAACGGCTACCCCTCCAAGTACGGGCACGTCACCTTCGCCGAACTGAAGGGCGGCGTCATCAGCGTTGAGGGCAAGGACGTGCCGACCACGCCCCTGACCAGCTACACCCTGTCCCTGGAGGTGGCCGAGGAGCTCAAACGCTGGATTCTGGAAGGGCGTTTCCTGCTGACCGAAGCCCAGGAACCCATCCCGTCGAGGTAA
- a CDS encoding DUF362 domain-containing protein: MAEAVYFWNLRASRKAPFEAKVKRMLKLAGLGAELRSGDLTAVKLHFGEGGGTGHVRPLQLAPLLAFIRKCGAKPFLTDTNTLYVGQRGESVSHCLQAAAHGFDPNVLGAPVVIADGLKSGNERAVPCPGRHFDAAYLGGDIVDADMLVTVSHFKGHELAGFGGAIKNVGMGCATRRGKMQQHCGLGPSVKPDHCTGCGQCVEVCSHGALALDPSGRISIDRDKCAGCAACFLVCRTGGLEVDWRVDVNTFLERMAEYAAAALLSRPRRTFHLSFIQQVSPGCDCMGFSDAPVCPDLGLLGSWDPVALDQACLDLVNQAQPLHPSALPAGIAPGEDKFMAIHGHVRGQYLLEYAQSLGLGSREYALQPV; this comes from the coding sequence ATGGCCGAGGCCGTCTATTTCTGGAACCTGCGCGCCTCGCGCAAGGCGCCCTTTGAAGCCAAGGTCAAGCGCATGCTCAAGCTCGCCGGCCTGGGAGCGGAGTTGCGTTCCGGGGACCTGACGGCCGTCAAGCTGCACTTCGGCGAAGGCGGGGGCACGGGCCATGTCCGGCCCCTGCAGCTCGCCCCCCTGCTGGCCTTCATCCGCAAGTGCGGGGCCAAGCCATTCCTGACGGACACCAACACCCTCTACGTGGGCCAGCGCGGCGAGTCCGTGTCCCACTGCCTGCAGGCCGCGGCCCACGGCTTCGACCCCAACGTGCTCGGCGCGCCCGTCGTCATTGCCGACGGGCTGAAAAGCGGCAATGAACGGGCCGTGCCCTGCCCGGGCAGGCATTTCGACGCGGCCTACCTGGGCGGCGACATCGTGGACGCGGACATGCTGGTCACGGTCAGCCATTTCAAGGGCCACGAACTGGCCGGTTTCGGCGGGGCCATCAAGAACGTGGGCATGGGCTGCGCCACGCGCAGGGGCAAGATGCAGCAGCACTGCGGCCTGGGCCCCTCGGTCAAACCCGACCACTGCACGGGCTGCGGCCAGTGCGTGGAGGTCTGCAGCCACGGCGCCCTCGCCCTGGACCCGAGCGGCAGGATCTCCATCGACCGCGACAAATGCGCGGGGTGCGCGGCCTGCTTCCTGGTCTGCCGCACGGGCGGCCTGGAAGTGGACTGGCGGGTGGACGTGAACACGTTCCTGGAGCGCATGGCCGAATATGCCGCCGCGGCCCTGCTCTCCCGCCCCCGCAGGACCTTCCACCTGAGCTTCATCCAGCAGGTCAGCCCGGGCTGCGACTGCATGGGCTTTTCCGACGCGCCCGTCTGCCCTGACCTGGGCCTGCTGGGATCGTGGGACCCGGTGGCCCTGGACCAGGCCTGCCTGGACCTGGTCAACCAGGCCCAGCCCCTGCACCCCAGCGCCCTGCCGGCCGGCATCGCGCCTGGCGAAGACAAGTTCATGGCCATCCACGGCCACGTGCGCGGGCAGTACCTGCTCGAGTACGCCCAGAGCCTCGGCCTCGGGTCGCGGGAGTACGCGCTGCAGCCGGTCTGA
- a CDS encoding FmdB family zinc ribbon protein produces MPIYEYCCEDCRQIFEEWQKDFQDREKVCPVCGGTAQRLISNTSFVLKGGGWYASGYSKESGGNGSKSSSSSTSADTSSSAS; encoded by the coding sequence ATGCCCATCTACGAATACTGCTGTGAAGACTGTCGCCAGATTTTCGAGGAATGGCAGAAGGATTTCCAGGACAGGGAAAAAGTCTGTCCGGTCTGCGGTGGCACAGCCCAGAGGCTTATCTCCAACACCTCCTTCGTCCTGAAGGGAGGCGGCTGGTACGCGTCCGGATACAGCAAGGAGTCCGGCGGGAACGGGAGCAAAAGCTCCTCGTCCTCCACATCCGCGGACACATCCTCTTCGGCGTCCTGA
- the purB gene encoding adenylosuccinate lyase codes for MIDRYTRKEMGEIWTLERKFRVWLEVELAICEGWTAMGVIPAEDMAVIREKADFELDRILELEETTKHDVIAFLTAVEEKVGPSSRYIHLGCTSSDIVDTANAVLLTRAGRIILADLDRLLGTIAKMAETHKGQLCMGRTHGIHAEPTSFGLKMAVYHAEFQRHRQRWEDALENIRFGKISGAVGTYAQLEPELERRALDILGLNVDPISTQVIQRDRYAQYFTALALIAGGVERLCVELRHLQRTEVLEVEEGFGKGQKGSSAMPHKKNPISAENLTGLSRLVRTNALAAMENMALWHERDISHSSVERVIMPDSTIMVNYMLNRLNGVLANLRIIPENMQRNLMGSYGLFFSQRVLLALVETGLERQKAYEMVQAVAMRCWQERTSFEEAVRADAGITARLDAARLDQAFDLNYYLRHEQTVFDRVFK; via the coding sequence ATGATCGATCGCTATACACGCAAGGAAATGGGCGAGATCTGGACTCTGGAACGCAAGTTCCGGGTCTGGCTCGAAGTCGAGCTGGCCATCTGCGAAGGCTGGACCGCCATGGGCGTCATCCCGGCCGAAGACATGGCCGTCATCCGCGAGAAGGCCGACTTCGAGCTGGACCGCATCCTGGAGCTGGAGGAGACGACCAAGCACGACGTCATCGCCTTCCTCACGGCCGTGGAGGAGAAGGTCGGGCCGTCGTCGCGCTACATCCACCTCGGCTGCACGTCCTCGGACATCGTGGACACGGCCAACGCCGTGCTCCTGACCCGCGCCGGCCGGATCATCCTGGCCGACCTGGACCGGCTCCTGGGCACCATCGCGAAGATGGCCGAGACCCACAAGGGACAGCTGTGCATGGGCCGCACCCACGGCATCCACGCCGAGCCTACCAGCTTCGGCCTGAAGATGGCCGTGTACCACGCCGAGTTCCAGCGCCACAGGCAGCGCTGGGAGGACGCCCTGGAGAACATCCGCTTCGGCAAGATCTCCGGCGCCGTGGGCACCTACGCCCAGCTGGAGCCCGAGCTCGAAAGGCGCGCCCTGGACATCCTGGGCCTGAACGTGGACCCCATCTCGACCCAGGTCATCCAGCGCGACCGCTATGCCCAGTACTTCACGGCCCTGGCGCTCATCGCCGGCGGCGTGGAGCGCCTGTGCGTGGAGCTGCGGCACCTGCAGCGCACCGAGGTCCTGGAGGTGGAGGAAGGCTTCGGCAAGGGCCAGAAGGGTTCCTCGGCCATGCCCCACAAGAAGAACCCCATCTCGGCCGAGAACCTGACGGGCCTCTCACGCCTGGTGCGCACCAACGCCCTGGCCGCCATGGAGAACATGGCCCTGTGGCACGAACGCGACATCAGCCACTCGTCGGTGGAGCGCGTCATCATGCCGGACTCGACCATCATGGTGAACTACATGCTGAACCGTCTGAACGGCGTTCTGGCCAACCTGCGCATCATCCCCGAGAACATGCAGCGCAACCTCATGGGCTCCTACGGCCTCTTCTTCTCCCAGCGGGTGCTCCTGGCCCTGGTGGAAACGGGCCTGGAACGCCAGAAGGCCTACGAGATGGTGCAGGCCGTGGCCATGCGCTGCTGGCAGGAGCGGACCTCCTTCGAGGAGGCCGTGCGCGCCGACGCCGGCATCACGGCACGCCTCGACGCCGCGCGTCTGGACCAGGCCTTCGACCTGAACTACTATCTGCGGCACGAACAGACCGTGTTCGACCGCGTCTTCAAATAG
- the pyrE gene encoding orotate phosphoribosyltransferase: MLELKKRLARLLIEKSYLEGDFTLTSGQKSDYYFDCKHTALHPEGAWLIGKFFLDMIRAKGGIQGVGGMTLGADPLVSAVTVVSHLEGYPLPGFIIRKQPKGHGTNQYLEGLKNFTPGMNVCLLEDVITTGGTLLKAVDRVREQGLNIVAIMGVLDREQGGRENIEKAGFQLQTIFTRRDLVETAKL; encoded by the coding sequence ATGCTTGAACTGAAAAAACGTCTGGCCCGCCTGCTCATCGAGAAGTCCTACCTCGAGGGCGACTTCACCCTGACCTCGGGCCAGAAGAGCGACTACTACTTCGACTGCAAGCACACTGCCCTGCACCCTGAGGGCGCGTGGCTCATCGGCAAGTTCTTCCTGGACATGATCCGCGCCAAGGGCGGCATCCAGGGCGTGGGCGGCATGACGCTGGGCGCCGACCCGCTGGTCTCGGCCGTGACCGTGGTCTCGCACCTGGAGGGCTACCCCCTGCCCGGGTTCATCATCCGCAAGCAGCCCAAGGGCCACGGCACAAACCAGTACCTGGAAGGCCTCAAGAACTTCACGCCGGGCATGAACGTCTGCCTGCTGGAGGACGTCATCACCACCGGCGGGACGCTCTTGAAGGCCGTGGACCGCGTACGCGAGCAGGGCCTGAACATCGTGGCCATCATGGGCGTCCTGGACCGCGAACAGGGCGGCCGGGAGAACATCGAGAAGGCCGGGTTCCAGCTGCAGACCATCTTCACCCGCCGGGACCTCGTCGAGACCGCGAAACTCTAG
- a CDS encoding L,D-transpeptidase family protein — protein sequence MVTRFLQLPVLVLALAASCAFAEGWVPTLAPRTNLPPQFMAVDMGRQRAFLLRSQDGALRTLQSMSCTTGMRGGGKLLEGDRKTPEGVYFLQGKATGGLDFDRFGNTAYPLNYPNPADRVLGKTGDGIMIHGRGRTFGPRQTLGCVVLENDVVDRLDRHVRIQASPVVIADGVKWGETARFGPPPEIVMGTKGWVKARERREGAFFEIYDPERFEKSSGMSFEQFKRKTLQEFSRSPWVDIRMQDLQVLEGPGYMVSAFAERTYPQGEEGWRRLYWMRKVELWKIVGEEWVPRNLGPRQDYATLADSEIRERLRQCAEAWDRGDLKTLIQAYDRTASRGRDKGRDAIAAALDKDRGKPNPFRAEPSVRVTKEGVEAVLRPAGGQARTFLFLPGAFDAWVISREEGAS from the coding sequence ATGGTCACCCGCTTCCTTCAGCTCCCGGTCCTGGTCCTCGCACTGGCCGCCTCCTGCGCCTTCGCCGAAGGCTGGGTGCCGACCCTCGCCCCGCGCACGAACCTGCCGCCGCAGTTCATGGCCGTGGACATGGGCCGCCAGCGCGCCTTTCTGCTGCGCAGCCAGGACGGAGCCCTGCGCACGCTGCAAAGCATGTCCTGCACCACGGGCATGCGCGGCGGCGGCAAGCTCCTCGAGGGGGACCGCAAGACGCCCGAAGGCGTCTACTTCCTGCAGGGCAAGGCCACCGGCGGGCTCGATTTCGACCGCTTCGGCAACACCGCCTATCCCCTCAACTACCCCAACCCCGCGGACCGGGTCCTCGGCAAGACAGGCGACGGGATCATGATCCACGGCCGGGGCCGCACCTTCGGCCCGCGCCAGACCCTCGGGTGCGTTGTCCTGGAAAACGACGTCGTGGACCGGCTGGACCGGCACGTACGCATCCAGGCCAGCCCCGTGGTCATCGCCGACGGGGTGAAGTGGGGCGAGACGGCCAGATTCGGCCCGCCGCCAGAGATCGTCATGGGCACCAAGGGCTGGGTCAAGGCCAGGGAACGGCGCGAAGGCGCGTTTTTCGAGATCTACGACCCCGAACGCTTCGAAAAGTCCTCGGGCATGAGCTTTGAGCAGTTCAAACGCAAAACCCTGCAGGAATTCTCCCGCTCCCCCTGGGTCGACATCCGCATGCAGGACCTGCAGGTGCTGGAGGGGCCTGGCTACATGGTCTCGGCCTTTGCCGAGCGCACCTATCCCCAGGGCGAGGAGGGTTGGCGGCGCCTGTACTGGATGCGCAAGGTCGAGCTGTGGAAGATCGTCGGTGAGGAGTGGGTGCCCCGGAATCTGGGCCCGCGGCAGGATTACGCCACCCTGGCCGACAGCGAGATCCGCGAGCGCCTGCGCCAATGCGCCGAGGCCTGGGACCGGGGGGACCTGAAAACCCTGATCCAGGCCTACGACCGCACGGCCAGCCGTGGCAGGGACAAGGGACGGGACGCCATCGCCGCGGCCCTGGACAAAGATCGCGGAAAACCGAACCCCTTCCGCGCCGAGCCCTCCGTGCGCGTCACGAAGGAGGGCGTCGAAGCGGTTCTGCGGCCGGCAGGCGGACAGGCCCGTACCTTCCTCTTCCTGCCCGGAGCCTTCGACGCCTGGGTCATCTCCCGCGAAGAGGGAGCTTCCTGA